From the Babylonia areolata isolate BAREFJ2019XMU chromosome 33, ASM4173473v1, whole genome shotgun sequence genome, one window contains:
- the LOC143276914 gene encoding histone H3.3-like produces the protein MARTMQTARKWAGGKAPRKRPAPKAGGVKKYRPGKVARRQTRRYQKSTKLMIRKLPFQRLVREIARDLAPGLRFQSAAIGALLEACEGYLVYLFENANTVAILQKRDIVIPRDIQLTLRFRGIFDF, from the exons ATGGCACGTACAATGCAGACTGCACGTAAATGGGCTGGTGGGAAGGCACCAAGAAAACGGCCGGCCCCCAAAGCAGGTGGAGTAAAGAAGTACAGGCCAGGAAAAGTGGCTCGTCGTCAGACCAGAAGGTACCAGAAGTCTACAAAGCTGATGATTCGCAAGCTGCCTTTCCAGCGTTTGGTTCGTGAAATTGCTCGGGACTTGGCTCCAGGTCTGCGTTTCCAAAGTGCTGCCATTGGTGCTCTTCTG GAGGCCTGTGAAGGGTACCTGGTCTACCTATTTGAAAACGCCAACACAGTTGCCATTCTTCAGAAACGTGACATCGTCATACCCAGAGACATCCAGCTTACGCTTCGTTTTCGTGGGATTTTTGATTTTTAA